In the Ursus arctos isolate Adak ecotype North America unplaced genomic scaffold, UrsArc2.0 scaffold_5, whole genome shotgun sequence genome, one interval contains:
- the LOC113261434 gene encoding olfactory receptor 2L8 yields the protein MENYTQTSTDFILLGLFPPTRSGLFFFIVIVLIFLMALFGNLSMILLILLDTHLHTPMYFLLSQLSLIDLNYISTIVPKMVSNFVFGNRSISLIGCGVQSFFFLTLGGAEALLLISMAYDRYVAICFPLHYPIRMSKRVCVLMITGSWIMGSVNSCAHTVYALHIPYCRSRTINHFFCDVPAMLTLACMDTWVYEYTVFVSTTLFLVFPFICIASSYGQVLHVICRMQSTEGRKKAYSTCSSHLTVVTLYYVPFAYTYLRPRSFRSPTEDKVLAVFYTILTPMLNPIIYSLRNKEVMGALRRVIQRICFVKI from the coding sequence ATGGAAAATTATACTCAAACATCAACTGATTTCATCCTCTTGGGGTTGTTCCCACCAACAAGAAGTGGCCTATTCTTCTTCATTGTCATCGTTCTTATCTTTCTAATGGCTCTGTTTGGGAACCTGTCCATGATTCTCCTCATCCTCCTAGACACCCATCTCCATACACCCATGTATTTCTTACTCAGTCAGCTCTCTCTCATTGACCTAAACTACATTTCTACAATTGTCCCCAAGATGGTTTCCAATTTTGTGTTTGGAAACAGGTCTATCTCTCTCATTGGGTGTGGGGTTCAGAGCTTCTTCTTCTTGACtttgggaggggcagaagcattGCTCCTGATATCTATGGCCTATGATCGTTATGTGGCTATTTGCTTTCCTCTTCACTATCCCATTCGTATGAGCAAAAGAGTGTGCGTGCTGATGATAACAGGATCTTGGATTATGGGCTCAGTCAACTCCTGTGCCCACACTGTATATGCCCTCCATATACCTTACTGTCGATCCAGGACCATCAATCATTTCTTCTGTGATGTCCCCGCCATGTTGACTCTGGCCTGCATGGACACCTGGGTCTATGAGTACACTGTGTTTGTGAGCACCACCCTCTTCCTTGTGTTTCCTTTCATTTGCATTGCATCTTCCTATGGCCAGGTCCTCCATGTGATCTGCCGCATGCAGTCaacagaggggaggaagaaggcctATTCAACCTGCAGCAGCCACCTCACTGTGGTGACTTTATACTATGTACCTTTTGCTTATACTTATCTACGCCCAAGATCCTTCCGATCTCCAACAGAGGACAAGGTTCTGGCTGTCTTCTACACCATCCTGACCCCAATgctcaaccccatcatctacagcctgaggaacaaggaGGTGATGGGGGCCCTGAGAAGAGTAATTCAGAGAATCTGCTTTGTAAAAATATAG